TTGGGTATGCCAGCCATCTCTACATCTGTTTGTTAAATACATCTATCAACACGACTGTTATATGTTCGATCTAAAACACGAACGCGAACGCCTTGGAGTCGtgtttatagatgattttagcTCCATATAAGCCCGATTGTGGTGTTTAGCATGTATAAACTTGTTTCAAGTGTCTGAGGAGTGGAGAATGCATCGGCTCGAATGCAGGTACAATCTTAAAGTCGAATGCGGTGCGTCTCTGAATCGCCATGAGTCAAGCACCCCCGATGCCTGCCTTTTCTTCGCGGACAACCTTGTCGTGATAGATCATCACTGCGATGATGTTTATGTCATGTCCTTGCACGATGATAACATGGGCACGACTTCATGGATGGATGAGATCGAGCAGAAGGTGCTCGGCATGAAACCCCATCGCCCGACAAAGCCCCTCTCTGTTGCATCCGCAGATGTCTCCCCAACACAAGGATTCTCGGCTGAGAAATCGAGGCAGCAGTACATCGCAGACGTCGAGGAATGCCAGAAGTTCATCAGAGACGGCGAGAGCTATGAGTTGTGTCTCACTACGCAGATGAGGAGGAGCGTTGGCGAGCTGCATTCCCTCGCGCTTTATCTGGAGATGCGCGAGAAAAATCCGGCTCCATACGCGGCGTGGCTCAGCTTTCCCAGAGAAAACCTGTGCATCTGCTGTTCTTCGCCCGAGAGGTTCCTTCGTTTGGATAGGGACGGCGTGGTGGAGGCGAAGCCGATCAAGGGGACCGTAGCTCGCGGAGCCTCTCCGGAAGCAGACGAGCTTCTCAAGCAACGGCTGCAGTACAGGCAAGTCTGCTAAATCCAAACCACAAACTTTGCTGAATATTTATTTACTtctataaaatttaatatttacatTGAATTTTTTTGTAAGAATACACATTTTTACAACAGTCTGTTCTTACATCTCATTGCAGCGAGAAGGACCAGGCCGAAAACCTGATGATTGTGGATCTTCTGAGGAATGATTTGGGGCGCGTGTGCGAGCCTGGCTCCATGCACGTGCCTCATCTCATGGAGGTCGAGTCCTACACAACTGTCCACACGATGGTGAGCACGATACGAGGGCAGAAACGACCGGACACCAGCGCGGTCGACTGCGTCCGTGCTGCGTTCCCAGGGGGCTCGATGACAGGTGCACCGAAGTTGAGATCGATGGAGATTCTCGACTCCTTGGAAACCAGCTCCCGGGGCGTTTACTCTGGGTGCATAGGATACTTCTCTTACAACCAGACGTTCGACCTCAACATTGTCATCAGAAGCGTCGTCATCCACGAAGGCGAGGCCTCTATAGGAGCCGGAGGCGCCATCACGGCTCTGTCGAATCCAGCCGACGAGTACGAGGAAATGGTGCTAAAAACCAGAGCACCAACCAAAGCTGTTGTAGAGTATCAGAGCAGCATTCTCTCCATAGATGATGAGACATAGCCGAGTATCCATCATGTGATCCGATGACCTGTGGATCTCGGCTCTGTTTTGCCCGGTTTTCGTCCGTTTGCTTCACATATATCGTAGGAGAAATTAGTGAGACTCGAACCCGAAACCTTTGATTTTTGAAATTCACTAAATCGTTGTACTCCCGTTCCAATGGGATTTCAACAGTATAATTTGTTATAGTTGGAAATTTGTCAATTGACTTCGGTTTTAACTATAACCCTTCAATTTCATTATGttcatcttcattttttttaaaaaaattctcttctttccctattaaaatatttaacaattttttttctttattttaacaCTCAATAATTATATCTATAGTAATTTTTAGTACTAGGAAAGAGGGAACAGTTTTTATTTTAGTAGCATGTGCATTTGATGAAAAACTGAACTATTCCAAAAAGGTGGATTCTTCAAATAAGTTAGTTTAAAACAATTACGGAGTATGGAACTAGAGAAATGATTTCAATTGGACaagtttttgaaaaaagttGGTAGTATTCTTTAAATAAACGTATTTGAATTAAAAACTATTGACTTGGCCAATATTGAAATTATAAAACCACTTTTAAAACTTGGAATTAGGTTCTTTATTTtcgaattttatttaataaaaaaaagaagacaaaatGGTTGAAATGGATGGGTAGGTAGTGGTGCCGAACGGCCCGAACCCATCTTGTGAGCCCACTCACACCAAACTATTTTTCTCACACCAACTACCAAGATTAAACCATCTACTCTCTCTCCacgtgtgtgtatatatatgcacACAATTTTATAATTGCTGAGACACCGAGATTTCCTCTCTATCTGCACTCACCAAACCAGAGAGAGAATCGCACCAACCTCCAATTCGAGGCGATCGTCGGATTAATGGCGTCGAGCCTCACCAAACACTTCCTCGGAGCTCAATCGTCCTCCGATGGACTCGCTCGCCTTGGATCTCTCCAGTCGCAGCCGTTGCCGCCGTCGCGCAGCCTCCAGCTGCCTGCGCGCCGATCCAGCGTCAAACGCCTCGGTGCGGATCTACCGATTTTTCGCTTTGTTCTAGTTTGAGTTGCGAAATTGATGTTGTTTTTGGTAAAATCGGGGGTGATTATAGCTGGTGGATTTTATTTGAATGTTGTTGTTTGTGGTTGGTGTTTGATTGCGTGTTTTTGTGTGCTTCCTTTTGTGCTGGTGAAATACGAATCGAAATGAAATGTGAAGCGTTGTGTTCGAAATGGAGAATTGTTGCATTTTTATCAGTAGATTTTAGCTGTTGTTCcggttttgattttacttcGTTGTTTGTGTAATTAGGATATAGGTAGATTATTAGCATGAGGTTTTTGAGATGTTTTGTGCCTTCTATTACAACATGCCTCGCTTAGGTGGAGTGTGCGACTTCATGTTATGGTTATTTTGAATCCGATTAGTGTCATTTAGATCGAACTACCTAGAGCACACTGATTAGTAGGGGGTACGAGAAAGTAATTAGTTCTGTTTCCTTACCAACTTTTGATGATAGTGTATAGAGAGATCCATGATGGAGATGAAgtttatatttatgtgtgtATAAAAAGGATCTGGTGAGAATGACTGTTATAGGAGTGAAATGAGAACTACTATCAGCTCTTTATCACAAATATTGACGGTTGATGCTACTCCTTACTGGACTAATGCAGCACCTGAGTTTGTTAGTCCAGCACCTGAGTTTGAATCCTATTAGGATcggaaaatttatttttatttgtaaatttattATTCGTTGTTTCTGAGTTTGAATCCTATAAGGACCaggaattttattttaattcgtttatttattatttgttgtTTTTATGTGCTTCTTCGTTGATTTTATATACATGTTCGTCATTCTCATTTCTCACAAAAATTCAAGTTCTTACTAGCTCCGTACCCTATATGAGGTCATTAAGAATACTAAAATACTTGCATGTTTGTTTTGAACAGAGATACAGGCTGCGGGAAGTACATACGGAACCTATTTCCGTGTAACAACATTTGGCGAATCTCATGGTGGAGGTGTAGGCTGTGTAATTGATGGATGCCCTCCTAGACTTCCCCTCTCAGAAGCTGATATGCAAGTAGATCTTGACAGAAGGTGCTTGCAAAGCTACTATGTTGTTCTCTCTTGTATTGTTTAATAGCTTCATATATCTGAAATTATACATGGATGAAACCTGCTATCTTTTTATGAGAGGGAGTGTTGGTTAATGACTTAATGTAGACTGATTTCTATCACAAGATTTACGAAGTGGTAATGAGATTCGGGAGAAGTAGCTTTCTGTTGAAGTTGTCAGTCGTTTCTGAAAGAATTAGTTAGTTGTCAGTCATCAGTGCATTAGTTGATTTTGAATGTATGAGTTATTTCTTTTAGGAGGCCAGGCCAGAGTAGAATAACCACCCCAAGAAAGGAGACCGACACATGCAAAATTGCTTCAGGGACTGCTGATGGTCAGTCAAACCTTTTTCCAGTTTGAATGGACTATTTTGCTTGTCTTGCACCTTCGCACCAATTGGTGGCCCTTTTGATTTTCATAATGTGGGCTTTTTTGTGTCGTCTTTATTCCAGGATTCACAACAGGATCTCCAATTAAGGTAGAAGTGCCCAATACTGATCAAAGAGGAAATGTAAGTGCCTTATTCTCCTTCTCTACTTCTGTCAGGGAGCTTTCTCAAGAATTATTATAACAGAGGCATGCAAGCTATATGTTGCTTAGTTATATTTTGTTGTGGAATACTTTCCAGGACTACACTGAAATGTCACAAGCCTATAGGCCATCTCACGCGGATGCAACTTATGATTTCAAATATggtgttagatccgttcaggtACTATCATGTTACTTTAACTGCTATATACAGTCCTTTCACATGCCATACAATCTGTTACTATTATGATGAAAAGTTGGGACATCTTTCGTCAAGATCAAACTATTGATTTATGTTATTTTGTTTCTGAAACCCAGGGTGGTGGCAGATCTTCTGCAAGAGAAACAATCGGAAGAGTTGCTGCCGGAGTTGTCGCCAAGAAAATTCTAAAGCTATATGCAGGGACTGAAGTAAGTTATTGTATGTTTTTGGATGGTAATGATCATACTAAAAGGTTCCACTATCGTATTTGAGCCAAATTTCTGTTTAAAGTGCCACAAATTCTTTTAGCTTTTAGTATCATTGGACATTCCTTCCAGTTCACTAGAACTTTGATTTTGTTCTTCTTTATAAATAGATTCTTTGGCTGCACCTGATATTACTACCAGGTCTGTTATACATAATAACAAATCTTTAGCTGCTCCctttaattaatgaaaattttagCTAAAGATAAGAAAACACAATTTATGGGTCTTAGAGGTCAAGGTGAAGAAACCTGCTTcgtgtttacttttattttatcttctttgTCGAAGTGAACAGGAACATCTTATCCTAAATAATGATAATGTGGAAAGTGCTCACCCTGCTACGGGGTTTGTTATTCAATTAGTTTATATCCTCATGCTTGTGTTGCAGATTATTGCTTATGTTTCACAAGTGCACAAGGTTATCCTTCCTGAAGGTCTGGTTGATCATGAGACTGTGGCCCTTGATCAGGTGAACATAACATCTATCCATGTTTTCTTCTGCATATTATCATTGGTAATGCGTTTGTTGGTAATAGTTGCTACTGAGTACTGATACTGTTGTAAAACTTGCTGATCATTGCGCAATATCTATGTGATGTTTACATAGGTAATGCATGTGATACATATATCAATGACCAATTCAGCAATTCCTTGAccgttttttttccttttgtttcTATCATACTCAGAAACAAAATATACTAAGACTGCGTGCAAGACCTAAAAATACACCCAACACAAGGTTGGCTGATCCATATGAATATGATTGTCGTGGGTTAGGATAGACTGGTCAAATTGCTGCCTGAGTAGTGAGTATATCTTAGCTCTTGTTTGCACACTGATCTACATACTTAATCCATATAATACTTAGTAAATATGAATGATCTCCttttttctgttggttttttattttctcatacCATATCCTTTGACAAGTTTCgtcttttctattttatgcaGCACCCATCTGGCttgttagtttttaattttctcTATTAATTATACTTTTTCCAGATAGAGAGCAACATTGTAAGGTGTCCAGATCCCGAATATGCAGAAAAGATGATTGCTGCTATTGATGCTGTCAGG
This genomic interval from Salvia splendens isolate huo1 chromosome 13, SspV2, whole genome shotgun sequence contains the following:
- the LOC121760065 gene encoding chorismate synthase 1, chloroplastic-like, with product MASSLTKHFLGAQSSSDGLARLGSLQSQPLPPSRSLQLPARRSSVKRLEIQAAGSTYGTYFRVTTFGESHGGGVGCVIDGCPPRLPLSEADMQVDLDRRRPGQSRITTPRKETDTCKIASGTADGFTTGSPIKVEVPNTDQRGNDYTEMSQAYRPSHADATYDFKYGVRSVQGGGRSSARETIGRVAAGVVAKKILKLYAGTEIIAYVSQVHKVILPEGLVDHETVALDQIESNIVRCPDPEYAEKMIAAIDAVRVRGDSVGGVVTCIVRNVPRGLGSPVFDKLEAELAKAALSLPATKGFEFGSGFAGTFMTGSEHNDEFYMDKDGRIRTKTNRSGGIQGGISNGEIINMRIGFKPTSTISRKQNTVTRDKHDTELIARGRHDPCVVPRAVPMVEAAVAMVLVDQLMAQYAQCNLFPINPALQEPLEQPHDAQAKLNL